The Nerophis ophidion isolate RoL-2023_Sa linkage group LG07, RoL_Noph_v1.0, whole genome shotgun sequence genome contains a region encoding:
- the ube2d4 gene encoding ubiquitin-conjugating enzyme E2 D4 isoform X2: MALKRIQKELSDLQRDPPAQCSAGPVGDDLFHWQATIMGPSDSPYQNGVFFLTIHFPTDYPFKPPKVAFTTKIYHPNINSNGSICLDILRSQWSPALTVSKVLLSICSLLCDPNPDDPLVPEIAHTYKADREKYNKLAREWTQKYAM, translated from the exons GAGCTGTCGGACCTGCAGAGGGACCCTCCTGCTCAGTGCTCAGCTGGACCAGTTGGAGATGATT TGTTTCATTGGCAGGCGACAATAATGGGTCCA aGTGACAGCCCATATCAGAATGGAGTGTTTTTCCTCACCATCCACTTCCCCACCGATTATCCCTTCAAACCACCAAAA GTTGCATTTACGACAAAAATCTATCACCCTAATATTAACAGCAATGGCAGTATTTGTCTGGACATACTGAGATCACAGTGGTCACCTGCACTAACGGTATCAAAAG TATTGTTGTCCATCTGCTCCCTTCTTTGTGACCCAAATCCTGATGACCCTTTGGTACCAGAGATAGCTCACACATACAAGGCCGACAGGGAAAA ATACAACAAATTAGCAAGAGAATGGACACAGAAGTATGCAATGTGA
- the ube2d4 gene encoding ubiquitin-conjugating enzyme E2 D4 isoform X1 — translation MALKRIQKELSDLQRDPPAQCSAGPVGDDCKSSIAVPIYLGILYMRPSVFHWQATIMGPSDSPYQNGVFFLTIHFPTDYPFKPPKVAFTTKIYHPNINSNGSICLDILRSQWSPALTVSKVLLSICSLLCDPNPDDPLVPEIAHTYKADREKYNKLAREWTQKYAM, via the exons GAGCTGTCGGACCTGCAGAGGGACCCTCCTGCTCAGTGCTCAGCTGGACCAGTTGGAGATGATTGTAAGAGTTCAATTGCTGTCCCAATATATCTAGGAATACTGTATATGCGTCCATCAG TGTTTCATTGGCAGGCGACAATAATGGGTCCA aGTGACAGCCCATATCAGAATGGAGTGTTTTTCCTCACCATCCACTTCCCCACCGATTATCCCTTCAAACCACCAAAA GTTGCATTTACGACAAAAATCTATCACCCTAATATTAACAGCAATGGCAGTATTTGTCTGGACATACTGAGATCACAGTGGTCACCTGCACTAACGGTATCAAAAG TATTGTTGTCCATCTGCTCCCTTCTTTGTGACCCAAATCCTGATGACCCTTTGGTACCAGAGATAGCTCACACATACAAGGCCGACAGGGAAAA ATACAACAAATTAGCAAGAGAATGGACACAGAAGTATGCAATGTGA
- the ube2d4 gene encoding ubiquitin-conjugating enzyme E2 D4 isoform X3 — protein MGPSDSPYQNGVFFLTIHFPTDYPFKPPKVAFTTKIYHPNINSNGSICLDILRSQWSPALTVSKVLLSICSLLCDPNPDDPLVPEIAHTYKADREKYNKLAREWTQKYAM, from the exons ATGGGTCCA aGTGACAGCCCATATCAGAATGGAGTGTTTTTCCTCACCATCCACTTCCCCACCGATTATCCCTTCAAACCACCAAAA GTTGCATTTACGACAAAAATCTATCACCCTAATATTAACAGCAATGGCAGTATTTGTCTGGACATACTGAGATCACAGTGGTCACCTGCACTAACGGTATCAAAAG TATTGTTGTCCATCTGCTCCCTTCTTTGTGACCCAAATCCTGATGACCCTTTGGTACCAGAGATAGCTCACACATACAAGGCCGACAGGGAAAA ATACAACAAATTAGCAAGAGAATGGACACAGAAGTATGCAATGTGA